Proteins encoded in a region of the Xiphophorus couchianus chromosome 11, X_couchianus-1.0, whole genome shotgun sequence genome:
- the ndfip1l gene encoding NEDD4 family-interacting protein 1-like isoform X3 has protein sequence MAESSARYQQLPNEEDSEESPQVAAEAPPPYSSIAADSPAYFDYKEDGVFPKPPSYNVATTLPSYDEAERTKVETSAPQVTGRDEDFVTRDDFDDADQLRIGNDGIFMLTFFMAFLFNWIGFFLSFCLTTSAAGRYGAISGFGLSLIKWILIVRFSTYFPGYFDGQYWLWWVFLVLGFLLFFRGFINYARIRKMADTFSTLPRTRVLFIY, from the exons ATGGCGGAGTCGAGCGCCAGGTATCAGCAG CTGCCCAACGAGGAGGACAGCGAGGAGAGCCCCCAGGTTGCAGCTGAAGCTCCTCCTCCATACAGCAGCATCGCAGCGGACAGTCCTG CCTACTTTGACTACAAGGAAGACGGGGTTTTCCCTAAGCCTCCATCCTACAACGTAGCAACGACGCTCCCTTCCTATGACGAAGCAGAAAGAACTAAAGTGGAGACCTCTGCTCCCCAGGTGACTGGAAGA GATGAAGATTTCGTCACCAgagatgattttgatgatgctGATCAACTGAGAATAGGAAATGATGGCATCTTCATGCTCACTTTCTTCA TGGCCTTCCTGTTCAACTGGATCGGcttcttcttgtctttttgtCTGACCACTTCGGCGGCCGGACGCTATGGGGCCATCTCTGGCTTCGGACTCTCCCTCATCAAATGGATTCTCATCGTCAGG TTCTCCACATACTTCCCGGGTTACTTTGATGGACAGTACTGGCTGTGGTGGGTGTTTCTGGTATTGG GCTTCTTGCTCTTCTTCCGCGGATTCATCAATTATGCCAGAATCCGCAAGATGGCCGACACTTTCTCCACTTTGCCCCGCACCCGAGTCCTGTTCATCTACTAA
- the ndfip1l gene encoding NEDD4 family-interacting protein 1-like isoform X2 — protein MAESSARYQQLPNEEDSEESPQVAAEAPPPYSSIAADSPAYFDYKEDGVFPKPPSYNVATTLPSYDEAERTKVETSAPQQPHHRERLETFDDIIHSSLEDEDFVTRDDFDDADQLRIGNDGIFMLTFFMAFLFNWIGFFLSFCLTTSAAGRYGAISGFGLSLIKWILIVRFSTYFPGYFDGQYWLWWVFLVLGFLLFFRGFINYARIRKMADTFSTLPRTRVLFIY, from the exons ATGGCGGAGTCGAGCGCCAGGTATCAGCAG CTGCCCAACGAGGAGGACAGCGAGGAGAGCCCCCAGGTTGCAGCTGAAGCTCCTCCTCCATACAGCAGCATCGCAGCGGACAGTCCTG CCTACTTTGACTACAAGGAAGACGGGGTTTTCCCTAAGCCTCCATCCTACAACGTAGCAACGACGCTCCCTTCCTATGACGAAGCAGAAAGAACTAAAGTGGAGACCTCTGCTCCCCAG CAACCTCATCACAGAGAACGCCTGGAGACTTTTGATGATATTATTCACAGTTCACTGGAG GATGAAGATTTCGTCACCAgagatgattttgatgatgctGATCAACTGAGAATAGGAAATGATGGCATCTTCATGCTCACTTTCTTCA TGGCCTTCCTGTTCAACTGGATCGGcttcttcttgtctttttgtCTGACCACTTCGGCGGCCGGACGCTATGGGGCCATCTCTGGCTTCGGACTCTCCCTCATCAAATGGATTCTCATCGTCAGG TTCTCCACATACTTCCCGGGTTACTTTGATGGACAGTACTGGCTGTGGTGGGTGTTTCTGGTATTGG GCTTCTTGCTCTTCTTCCGCGGATTCATCAATTATGCCAGAATCCGCAAGATGGCCGACACTTTCTCCACTTTGCCCCGCACCCGAGTCCTGTTCATCTACTAA
- the ndfip1l gene encoding NEDD4 family-interacting protein 1-like isoform X1, which yields MAESSARYQQLPNEEDSEESPQVAAEAPPPYSSIAADSPAYFDYKEDGVFPKPPSYNVATTLPSYDEAERTKVETSAPQVTGRQPHHRERLETFDDIIHSSLEDEDFVTRDDFDDADQLRIGNDGIFMLTFFMAFLFNWIGFFLSFCLTTSAAGRYGAISGFGLSLIKWILIVRFSTYFPGYFDGQYWLWWVFLVLGFLLFFRGFINYARIRKMADTFSTLPRTRVLFIY from the exons ATGGCGGAGTCGAGCGCCAGGTATCAGCAG CTGCCCAACGAGGAGGACAGCGAGGAGAGCCCCCAGGTTGCAGCTGAAGCTCCTCCTCCATACAGCAGCATCGCAGCGGACAGTCCTG CCTACTTTGACTACAAGGAAGACGGGGTTTTCCCTAAGCCTCCATCCTACAACGTAGCAACGACGCTCCCTTCCTATGACGAAGCAGAAAGAACTAAAGTGGAGACCTCTGCTCCCCAGGTGACTGGAAGA CAACCTCATCACAGAGAACGCCTGGAGACTTTTGATGATATTATTCACAGTTCACTGGAG GATGAAGATTTCGTCACCAgagatgattttgatgatgctGATCAACTGAGAATAGGAAATGATGGCATCTTCATGCTCACTTTCTTCA TGGCCTTCCTGTTCAACTGGATCGGcttcttcttgtctttttgtCTGACCACTTCGGCGGCCGGACGCTATGGGGCCATCTCTGGCTTCGGACTCTCCCTCATCAAATGGATTCTCATCGTCAGG TTCTCCACATACTTCCCGGGTTACTTTGATGGACAGTACTGGCTGTGGTGGGTGTTTCTGGTATTGG GCTTCTTGCTCTTCTTCCGCGGATTCATCAATTATGCCAGAATCCGCAAGATGGCCGACACTTTCTCCACTTTGCCCCGCACCCGAGTCCTGTTCATCTACTAA
- the endou2 gene encoding uridylate-specific endoribonuclease B — MMIESDRELSAIVQEIWDNDVNRLKPGKDYRISLQGKAGDSMGDNESNDRAGLPLFTFVDENIFKKETFLAFISLLDNYESDTGEPEIVTPEEVAENHRFLDAIIQTPAMKIAHKHLVEKQLSPQDDTEFKEQLYRIWFELYARRGSSRPDSSGFEHVFVGETRGGRTVIGFHNWIQLYIQEKLGHIDYKGYSVTANSPQPDENKHILALQFSWKNGIKPKGSIFIGVSPEFEFALYTLSFLTSPNERVKVQFSFYDVEIVCHHYNQKHIGTTFPVLLRYRNPQ; from the exons ATGATGATTGAGAGTGACAGAGAGCTGTCGGCTATAGTTCAGGAGATTTGGGATAATGACGTCAACCGACTCAAACCTGGAAAAGACTACAGGATTTCTCTGCAG GGCAAAGCTGGAGACAGCATGGGTGACAATGAGAGCAATGACAGGGCAGGACTtcctttgtttacatttgttgatgagaatattttcaaaaaggagACATTTTTAG CCTTTATCTCTCTTTTGGATAACTATGAAAGTGACACCGGTGAGCCAGAGATTGTAACTCCTGAGGAAGTGGCCGAGAACCACAGGTTCCTGGATGCCATCATTCAGACTCCCGCTATGAAG ATAGCTCATAAACACCTGGTGGAGAAGCAGCTCTCTCCTCAAGATGACACAGAATTCAAGGAGCAGCTCTACAGAATCTGGTTTGAACTCTATGCAAGAAGAGGATCCAGCAG GCCAGACTCTTCAGGATTTGAACATGTGTTTGTTGGGGAGACAAGAGGAGGGCGGACTGTCATTGGTTTTCACAACTGGATCCAGCTGTACATACAAGAAAAGCTGGGTCACATTGATTACAAAGGCTACAGTGTCACAGCAAATTCTCCTCAG CCTGACGAGAACAAACACATCCTGGCATTACAGTTCAGCTGGAAGAACGGCATAAAGCCCAAAGGCAGCATCTTCATCGGCGTCAGTCCTGAGTTTGAGTTTGCCCTCTACACTCTCAGTTTCCTCACTTCACCAAATGAGCGCGTCAAAGTGCAGTTCAGTTTCTATGACGTAGAGATTGTCTGTCACCATTACAACCAAAAGCACATAGGCACCACCTTCCCTGTGCTACTTAGATACAGGAATCCTCAATAA
- the ndfip1l gene encoding NEDD4 family-interacting protein 1-like isoform X4, whose protein sequence is MAESSARYQQLPNEEDSEESPQVAAEAPPPYSSIAADSPAYFDYKEDGVFPKPPSYNVATTLPSYDEAERTKVETSAPQDEDFVTRDDFDDADQLRIGNDGIFMLTFFMAFLFNWIGFFLSFCLTTSAAGRYGAISGFGLSLIKWILIVRFSTYFPGYFDGQYWLWWVFLVLGFLLFFRGFINYARIRKMADTFSTLPRTRVLFIY, encoded by the exons ATGGCGGAGTCGAGCGCCAGGTATCAGCAG CTGCCCAACGAGGAGGACAGCGAGGAGAGCCCCCAGGTTGCAGCTGAAGCTCCTCCTCCATACAGCAGCATCGCAGCGGACAGTCCTG CCTACTTTGACTACAAGGAAGACGGGGTTTTCCCTAAGCCTCCATCCTACAACGTAGCAACGACGCTCCCTTCCTATGACGAAGCAGAAAGAACTAAAGTGGAGACCTCTGCTCCCCAG GATGAAGATTTCGTCACCAgagatgattttgatgatgctGATCAACTGAGAATAGGAAATGATGGCATCTTCATGCTCACTTTCTTCA TGGCCTTCCTGTTCAACTGGATCGGcttcttcttgtctttttgtCTGACCACTTCGGCGGCCGGACGCTATGGGGCCATCTCTGGCTTCGGACTCTCCCTCATCAAATGGATTCTCATCGTCAGG TTCTCCACATACTTCCCGGGTTACTTTGATGGACAGTACTGGCTGTGGTGGGTGTTTCTGGTATTGG GCTTCTTGCTCTTCTTCCGCGGATTCATCAATTATGCCAGAATCCGCAAGATGGCCGACACTTTCTCCACTTTGCCCCGCACCCGAGTCCTGTTCATCTACTAA
- the rnf14 gene encoding E3 ubiquitin-protein ligase RNF14, translating to MSEDKEAQENELLALASIYDEEEFRRAESAQGGEIQLCLELPPNFKLLVKGDKTAEYNVCFLPPLVLNFELPADYPSTSPPVFSLSSKWMTKAQLSSLCQRLDELWDENQGFEVLFMWIQFLKEETLNFLSIQSPLELYRSSIKGGGERRKTDPEAKAGTQCMSQSEKPEEKKADVQKENSDQHFSPSSQSDPRAVVLMDPHSDPLPQLLDFDEAQRQRAFDGKVFCCGICFSDKLGASCLCFKGCQHVYCKVCMTEYFQIQIRDGNVQCLNCPEPECTSLATPSQVKQLVDEELFARYDRLLLQSSLDLMADVVYCPRHSCGTAVMVEPDTTMGICSACQYAFCTLCKLGYHGVSHCKITADDLRSLRDEYLSATPEGQKFMEQRFGKRVVQKAVEESFSRDWLKENCKCCPRCGTNIQKVDGCNKMTCTSCKQYFCWLCLGALSKVNPYSHFNNPHSPCFNQLFHGVDVDDDEFWSDEED from the exons ATGTCTGAGGATAAAGAAGCCCAGGAGAATGAACTGCTTGCTTTAGCAAGTATCTATGATGAAGAGGAGTTCCGCCGCGCAGAGTCTGCTCAGGGCGGAGAGATACAGCTGTGTCTGGAGCTCCCTCCCAATTTCAAGCTGCTGGTGAAAG GAGACAAGACAGCTGAATATAATGTCTGCTTTTTACCTCCCTTGGTGCTCAATTTCGAGCTTCCTGCAGACTATCCGTCTACATCTCCACCGGTTTTTTCACTCAGCTCCAAATGGATGACCAAAGCTCAG cTGAGTTCTCTGTGCCAGCGCTTGGATGAGTTGTGGGACGAAAATCAGGGTTTTGAGGTCCTTTTCATGTGGATCCAGTTCCTGAAAGAGGAGACTCTGAACTTTCTGAGCATCCAGTCTCCTCTTGAACTCTACAGGAGCAGCATTAAGGGCGGTGGTGAACGGAGGAAAACAGACCCTGAAGCAAAag CTGGGACACAGTGCATGAGCCAGTCTGAAAAACCAGAGGAGAAAAAAGCAGACGTGCAGAAAGAGAACTCTGACCAGCACTTTTCACCGTCCTCTCAGTCGGACCCACGCGCCGTGGTTCTGATGGACCCCCACTCAGACCCCTTACCTCAGCTCCTGGACTTTGATGAGGCGCAGCGGCAGAGGGCATTCGATGGAAAGGTGTTCTGCTGCGGCATCTGTTTTTCAGACAAACTGGGTGCCAGTTGTCTCTGCTTTAAGGGGTGCCAACATGTTTACTGTAAGGTGTGCATGACAGAGTACTTTCAGATTCAAATACGGGACGGCAACGTCCAGTGCCTTAACTGCCCTGAACCCGAATGTACCTCACTAGCCACTCCATCACAG GTGAAACAGCTTGTGGACGAGGAGTTGTTTGCCCGGTATGACCGTTTGCTCCTTCAGTCAAGCTTGGACCTCATGGCTGACGTCGTCTACTGTCCACGTCACTCGTGTGGGACGGCTGTTATGGTGGAGCCAGACACAACCATGGGCATTTGCTCGGCTTGTCAGTATGCTTTCTGCACGCTGTGCAAGCTGGGATACCACGGCGTCTCTCATTGTAAAATAACAGCAG ATGATCTGCGTAGCCTGAGAGATGAGTACCTGTCAGCCACGCCTGAGGGCCAGAAGTTCATGGAGCAACGCTTCGGGAAGAGGGTGGTCCAGAAAGCGGTGGAGGAATCCTTCAGCAGAGACTGGCTCAAGGAGAACTGCAAATGCTGCCCCCGCTGTGGAACCAATATACAG AAAGTGGATGGCTGTAACAAGATGACGTGCACATCTTGTAAGCAGTACTTCTGCTGGCTGTGCCTCGGTGCCCTCAGCAAAGTCAACCCATACAGCCACTTTAACAACCCTCACTCACCCTGCTTTAACCA ACTCTTCCATGGTGTTGATGTGGATGATGATGAATTCTGGAGCGATGAGGAGGACTGA